In Oenanthe melanoleuca isolate GR-GAL-2019-014 chromosome 19, OMel1.0, whole genome shotgun sequence, a genomic segment contains:
- the LOC130260890 gene encoding polyamine-modulated factor 1-binding protein 1-like, translating to MDEETSNIPADTATSLEALSLPQLLDLAIGAPERGTVHFAAIRKLLEVVLMHLDSHYLTTQEPWMGQLGGPSLADMASSMDQMKKDFQNYKKKSKGHQDDIGGIKAENSRMAEDIKNMQEAQAMAAAKHLQETESLKTAQRRLIEDMKKIQNSRDEDMAAVQEVRDGIDKIKAQLALIEEEIKKIKDALALLKKLEEDIKKLRTETATWKEEINKEISQKFEAMKQETKRELKRMEEQQEMRNAMLQQLVAETANQLNEQNQELAQQMEAKFVQIQRDYEKLSFASGSLQKDSQQKQKAIEMLFQSLEKLQKEKADEQDMLAAIDLKADKAALDSKVDSSQFEENMEQLDERMQDLQSQISDQEQHWNEVLQKFSDAMEGKMDRMELKAFRKHLEESLNRSIDNFEKRVKDDGGAGIKRQLPVPFSCLSCDRMLSMQVPGPYPETLPYLQPLPLSMETRHSQRRSVVHGSVPRVPQSCGDYQSSSSTMQHIVASPNTSAQMQRLLVLSNKSRETQLLGSGGLIPRGQNDQLAVVTRAQDESGTAPQNTWAPGLAQPRRTTTTPTQLDGTQRPVL from the exons ATGGATGAAGAGACAAGCAATATCCCTGCAGACACGGCAACATCCCTGGAGGCACTcagcctcccccagctgctggaTCTTGCCATTGGGGCACCTGAGCGTGGCACTGTGCATTTTGCAGCCATACGAAAACTGCTGGAGGTTGTGCTGATGCACCTGGACTCGCACTACCTGACCACCCAGGAGCCGTGGATGGGCCAGCTGGGTGGCCCCTCACTCGCCGACATGGCCTCTAGCATGGATCAGATGAAGAAGGACTttcaaaactacaaaaaaaagtCTAAG GGTCATCAAGATGATATTGGTGGGATAAAGGCAGAAAATTCCCGTATGGCTGAGGACATCAAGAACATGCAGGAGGCACAG GCAATGGCTGCTGCCAAGCATCTTCAGGAGACAGAAAGTTTAAAGACTGCCCAGCGTCGCCTGATAGAGGACATGAAGAAGATCCAGAACTCACGGGACGAG GACATGGCTGCCGTCCAGGAAGTCCGGGACGGGATTGACAAGATAAAGGCTCAACTGGCCCTCatagaggaagaaataaagaagataAAGGATGCCCTTGCTTTA TTGAAGAAGCTGGAGGAGGACATTAAAAAGCTGAGGACAGAAACAGCCACGTGGAAAGAAGAGATTAACAAGGAGATCTCTCAGAAATTTGA GGCTATGAAGCAGGAGACAAAGCGTGAGCTGAAGaggatggaggagcagcaggagatgaggaatgccatgctgcagcagctggtggctGAGACAGCCAACCAGCTGAACGAGCAG AatcaggagctggcacagcaaaTGGAAGCCAAATTTGTGCAGATTCAGAGGGACTATGAGAAGCTCAGCTTTGCCTCAGGGAGTCTCCAGAAGGACTCTcaacaaaagcagaaagcaataGAG ATGCTGTTCCAGTctctggagaagctgcagaaggagaaagcaGATGAGCAGGACATGTTGGCAGCAATAGACCTG AAGGCAGACAAAGCTGCCTTGGACAGCAAAGTCGATTCCAGTCAGTTTGAAGAGAACATGGAGCAGCTGGATGAGAGGATGCAGGATTTGCAGAGCCAGATTTCAgaccaggagcagcactggaacGAGGTGCTGCAGAAGTTCAGTGATGCAATGGAAGGGAAG ATGGATCGGATGGAGCTGAAGGCTTTCCGTAAGCACCTGGAGGAGTCTTTGAACAGAAGCATTGACAATTTTGAAAAGAGAGTGAAAGATGACGGTGGTGCTGGGATTAAGAG gCAGCTGCCAGTGCCCTTCTCGTGCCTGTCCTGTGACCGCATGCTCTCCATGCAGGTTCCTGGCCC gtaCCCCGAGACACTCCCATATTTGCAGCCACTACCCCTCAGCATGGAGACCCGGCACAGCCAAAG GAGGTCAGTGGTCCATGGCAGTGTCCCCCGTGTGCCTCAGAGCTGTGGGGACtatcagagcagcagctccacaatGCAGCACATCGTTGCTTCACCAAATACAAGTGCACAGATGCAGCGTCTCCTGGTTCTATCCAACAAG TCCAGAGAGAcccagctgctgggcagtggTGGACTCATCCCGAGGGGCCAGAATGACCAGCTTGCTGTGGTGACCAGGGCACAGGATGAGTCAG GTACAGCCCCCCAAAACACCTGGGCACCTGGGCTGGCCCAGCCCCGCCGGACAACAACCACCCCCACCCAGCTGGACGGGACCCAGCGCCCAGTGCTCTAA
- the LOC130261112 gene encoding glutamine-rich protein 2-like isoform X1 — MDEETSNIPADTATSLEALSLSQLLDLAIGAPERGTVHFAAMRKLLEAVVVHLDSHYLTTQEPWTGQLSGPSLADVAAQITEIKKEIEVYGSEGMAGGPEARAKATKTSREDQGKDSLYMDLREEIDRIKTIQSQTTQKVKELADLIKKLEEDIKKLRADTTKWKEESRMEISEQLEAMQQEMMQQLQKMEEQQEMRSSMLEQLVAETANQLNEQLAEIGEIACTVQAEQEKIKAECSSCTFDINVQLGELLQRCEKLQEQVDFLEARLMAMGKFERMSHWGQKDQEQQHNLEATVAQMQADYEKISLASDTLQKDSQEKQKAIEMLFQSLEKLQKEKADEQDMLAAIDLKADKAALGSKVNCSQFEAYLERLDERMQGLQSQISGQKQDWNEVQQKLDFVEEEKLDRLELKAFSNQMVETWRRNLEELENRLTRDKGAGIRKQLPVPFSCLSCDRMFSMQVPGPYSETLPYLQPLPPSKVTQHSQRSPVVHGSFLHVPQSYGDYQSSSSMMQHLIASAQRSAHGLCLPVLQDESRETQLLDSSGQTPRGQDDQLPVVTRAQDKSGPAASLDRRPGTAPRHISWAPGLAPPLQPRRASTAPPLLYRTHNPVLDLALHVKSQKSPQ; from the exons ATGGATGAAGAGACAAGCAATATCCCTGCAGACACGGCAACATCCCTGGAGGCActcagcctctcccagctgctggatcTTGCCATTGGGGCACCTGAGCGTGGCACTGTGCATTTTGCAGCCATGCGAAAACTGCTGGAGGCTGTGGTGGTGCACCTGGACTCGCACTACCTGACCACCCAGGAGCCGTGGACAGGCCAGCTGAGTGGCCCCTCACTCGCTGATGTAGCTGCTCAAATCACAGAAATTAAGAAGGAGATAGAAGTCTACGGGTCCGAG GGCATGGCAGGAGGCCCTGAAGCCAGAGCAAAGGCCACAAAGACATCCCGCGAGGATCAGGGCAAG GATTCTCTCTACATGGATTTACGTGAGGAGATTGACAGGATAAAGACAATTCAGTCACAGACGACACAGAAGGTTAAGGAGTTGGCTGACTTG ATAAAGAAGCTGGAGGAGGACATTAAAAAGCTGAGGGCAGATACAACCAAGTGGAAAGAAGAGAGCAGAATGGAGATCTCTGAGCAACTTGA GGCTATGCAGCAGGAGAtgatgcagcagctgcagaagatggaagagcagcaggagatgaggagttccatgctggagcagctggtggcTGAGACAGCCAACCAGCTGAACGAGCAG ctggctgagaTAGGGGAGATAGCGTGTacagtgcaggcagagcaggagaagaTAAAGGCAGAGTGCTCCAGCTGCACCTTCGACATCAAtgtgcagctgggggagctccTGCAGCGCTGTGAGAAACTCCAGGAGCAGGTGGACTTCCTGGAGGCACGGCTGATGGCCATGGGCAAGTTCGAGAGGATGAGCCATTGGGGCCAG AAGgaccaggaacagcagcacaaccTGGAGGCCACAGTTGCACAGATGCAAGCGGACTATGAGAAGATCAGTCTTGCTTCTGACACCCTCCAGAAGGACTctcaagaaaagcagaaagcaataGAG ATGCTGTTCCAGTctctggagaagctgcagaaggagaaagcaGATGAGCAGGACATGTTGGCAGCAATAGACCTG AAGGCAGACAAAGCTGCCTTGGGCAGCAAAGTCAATTGCAGCCAGTTTGAAGCATACCTGGAGAGGCTGGATGAGAGGATGCAGGGTTTGCAGAGCCAAATTTCAGGCCAGAAGCAGGACTGGAATGAGGTGCAGCAGAAGCTCGACTTTGTGGAGGAAGAGAAG CTGGATCGGCTGGAGCTGAAGGCTTTCAGTAACCAGATGGTGGAGACCTGGAGGAGAAACCTTGAGGAACTTGAGAATAGGTTGACACGAGACAAAGGCGCTGGGATTAGGAA gCAGCTGCCAGTGCCCTTCTCATGCCTGTCCTGTGACCGCATGTTCTCCATGCAGGTTCCTGGCCC gtaCTCCGAGACACTCCCATATTTGCAGCCGCTGCCTCCCAGCAAggtgacccagcacagccaaag GAGTCCAGTGGTCCATGGCAGTTTCCTCCATGTGCCTCAGAGCTATGGGGACtatcagagcagcagctccatgatGCAGCACCTCATCGCTTCAGCACAGAGAAGTGCACATGGGCTGTGTCTCCCAGTACTCCAGGACGAG TCCAGAGAGACCCAGCTGCTGGACAGTAGTGGACAAACCCCGAGGGGCCAGGATGACCAGCTTCCTGTGGTGACCAGGGCACAGGATAAGTCAG gCCCTGCCGCCTCTCTGGATCGCCGGCCGGGCACAGCCCCCAGACACATCTCCTGGGCACCTGGGCTGGCCCCGCCGCTGCAGCCCCGCCGGGCATCAACAGCCCCCCCACTGCTGTACCGGACTCATAACCCAGTGCTCGACCTGGCACTTCATGTCAAAAGCCAGAAAAGCCCGCAATGA
- the LOC130261112 gene encoding glutamine-rich protein 2-like isoform X2 — translation MDEETSNIPADTATSLEALSLSQLLDLAIGAPERGTVHFAAMRKLLEAVVVHLDSHYLTTQEPWTGQLSGPSLADVAAQITEIKKEIEVYGSEGMAGGPEARAKATKTSREDQGKDSLYMDLREEIDRIKTIQSQTTQKVKELADLIKKLEEDIKKLRADTTKWKEESRMEISEQLEAMQQEMMQQLQKMEEQQEMRSSMLEQLVAETANQLNEQLAEIGEIACTVQAEQEKIKAECSSCTFDINVQLGELLQRCEKLQEQVDFLEARLMAMGKFERMSHWGQDQEQQHNLEATVAQMQADYEKISLASDTLQKDSQEKQKAIEMLFQSLEKLQKEKADEQDMLAAIDLKADKAALGSKVNCSQFEAYLERLDERMQGLQSQISGQKQDWNEVQQKLDFVEEEKLDRLELKAFSNQMVETWRRNLEELENRLTRDKGAGIRKQLPVPFSCLSCDRMFSMQVPGPYSETLPYLQPLPPSKVTQHSQRSPVVHGSFLHVPQSYGDYQSSSSMMQHLIASAQRSAHGLCLPVLQDESRETQLLDSSGQTPRGQDDQLPVVTRAQDKSGPAASLDRRPGTAPRHISWAPGLAPPLQPRRASTAPPLLYRTHNPVLDLALHVKSQKSPQ, via the exons ATGGATGAAGAGACAAGCAATATCCCTGCAGACACGGCAACATCCCTGGAGGCActcagcctctcccagctgctggatcTTGCCATTGGGGCACCTGAGCGTGGCACTGTGCATTTTGCAGCCATGCGAAAACTGCTGGAGGCTGTGGTGGTGCACCTGGACTCGCACTACCTGACCACCCAGGAGCCGTGGACAGGCCAGCTGAGTGGCCCCTCACTCGCTGATGTAGCTGCTCAAATCACAGAAATTAAGAAGGAGATAGAAGTCTACGGGTCCGAG GGCATGGCAGGAGGCCCTGAAGCCAGAGCAAAGGCCACAAAGACATCCCGCGAGGATCAGGGCAAG GATTCTCTCTACATGGATTTACGTGAGGAGATTGACAGGATAAAGACAATTCAGTCACAGACGACACAGAAGGTTAAGGAGTTGGCTGACTTG ATAAAGAAGCTGGAGGAGGACATTAAAAAGCTGAGGGCAGATACAACCAAGTGGAAAGAAGAGAGCAGAATGGAGATCTCTGAGCAACTTGA GGCTATGCAGCAGGAGAtgatgcagcagctgcagaagatggaagagcagcaggagatgaggagttccatgctggagcagctggtggcTGAGACAGCCAACCAGCTGAACGAGCAG ctggctgagaTAGGGGAGATAGCGTGTacagtgcaggcagagcaggagaagaTAAAGGCAGAGTGCTCCAGCTGCACCTTCGACATCAAtgtgcagctgggggagctccTGCAGCGCTGTGAGAAACTCCAGGAGCAGGTGGACTTCCTGGAGGCACGGCTGATGGCCATGGGCAAGTTCGAGAGGATGAGCCATTGGGGCCAG gaccaggaacagcagcacaaccTGGAGGCCACAGTTGCACAGATGCAAGCGGACTATGAGAAGATCAGTCTTGCTTCTGACACCCTCCAGAAGGACTctcaagaaaagcagaaagcaataGAG ATGCTGTTCCAGTctctggagaagctgcagaaggagaaagcaGATGAGCAGGACATGTTGGCAGCAATAGACCTG AAGGCAGACAAAGCTGCCTTGGGCAGCAAAGTCAATTGCAGCCAGTTTGAAGCATACCTGGAGAGGCTGGATGAGAGGATGCAGGGTTTGCAGAGCCAAATTTCAGGCCAGAAGCAGGACTGGAATGAGGTGCAGCAGAAGCTCGACTTTGTGGAGGAAGAGAAG CTGGATCGGCTGGAGCTGAAGGCTTTCAGTAACCAGATGGTGGAGACCTGGAGGAGAAACCTTGAGGAACTTGAGAATAGGTTGACACGAGACAAAGGCGCTGGGATTAGGAA gCAGCTGCCAGTGCCCTTCTCATGCCTGTCCTGTGACCGCATGTTCTCCATGCAGGTTCCTGGCCC gtaCTCCGAGACACTCCCATATTTGCAGCCGCTGCCTCCCAGCAAggtgacccagcacagccaaag GAGTCCAGTGGTCCATGGCAGTTTCCTCCATGTGCCTCAGAGCTATGGGGACtatcagagcagcagctccatgatGCAGCACCTCATCGCTTCAGCACAGAGAAGTGCACATGGGCTGTGTCTCCCAGTACTCCAGGACGAG TCCAGAGAGACCCAGCTGCTGGACAGTAGTGGACAAACCCCGAGGGGCCAGGATGACCAGCTTCCTGTGGTGACCAGGGCACAGGATAAGTCAG gCCCTGCCGCCTCTCTGGATCGCCGGCCGGGCACAGCCCCCAGACACATCTCCTGGGCACCTGGGCTGGCCCCGCCGCTGCAGCCCCGCCGGGCATCAACAGCCCCCCCACTGCTGTACCGGACTCATAACCCAGTGCTCGACCTGGCACTTCATGTCAAAAGCCAGAAAAGCCCGCAATGA